The following DNA comes from Poecilia reticulata strain Guanapo linkage group LG16, Guppy_female_1.0+MT, whole genome shotgun sequence.
NNNNNNNNNNNNNNNNNNNNNNNNNNNNNNNNNNNNNNNNNNNNNNNNNNNNNNNNNNNNNNNNNNNNNNNNNNNNNNNNNNNNNNNNNNNNNNNNNNNNNNNNNNNNNNNNNNNNNNNNNNNNNNNNNNNNNNNNNNNNNNNNNNNNNNNNNNNNNNNNNNNNNNNNNNNNNNNNNNNNNNNNNNNNNNNNNNNNNNNNNNNNNNNNNNNNNNNNNNNNNNNNNNNNNNNNNNNNNNNNNNNNNNNNNNNNNNNNNNNNNNNNNNNNNNNNNNNNNNNNNNNNNNNNNNNNNNNNNNNNNNNNNNNNNNNNNNNNNNNNNNNNNNNNNNNNNNNNNNNNNNNNNNNNNNNNNNNNNNNNNNNNNNNNNNNNNNNNNNNNNNNNNNNNNNNNNNNNNNNNNNNNNNNNNNNNNNNNNNNNNNNNNNNNNNNNNNNNNNNNNNNNNNNNNNNNNNNNNNNNNNNNNNNNNNNNNNNNNNNNNNNNNNNNNNNNNNNNNNNNNNNNNNNNNNNNNNNNNNNNNNNNNNNNNNNNNNNNNNNNNNNNNNNNNNNNNNNNNNNNNNNNNNNNNNNNNNNNNNNNNNNNNNNNNNNNNNNNNNNNNNNNNNNNNNNNNNNNNNNNNNNNNNNNNNNNNNNNNNNNNNNNNNNNNNNNNNNNNNNNNNNNNNNNNNNNNNNNNNNNNNNNNNNNNNNNNNNNNNNNNNNNNNNNNNNNNNNNNNNNNNNNNNNNNNNNNNNNNNNNNNNNNNNNNNNNNNNNNNNNNNNNNNNNNNNNNNNNNNNNNNNNNNNNNNNNNNNNNNNNNNNNNNNNNNNNNNNNNNNNNNNNNNNNNNNNNNNNNNNNNNNNNNNNNNNNNNNNNNNNNNNNNNNNNNNNNNNNNNNNNNNNNNNNNNNNNNNNNNNNNNNNNNNNNNNNNNNNNNNNNNNNNNNNNNNNNNNNNNNNNNNNNNNNNNNNNNNNNNNNNNNNNNNNNNNNNNNNNNNNNNNNNNNNNNNNNNNNNNNNNNNNNNNNNNNNNNNNNNNNNNNNNNNNNNNNNNNNNNNNNNNNNNNNNNNNNNNNNNNNNNNNNNNNNNNNNNNNNNNNNNNNNNNNNNNNNNNNNNNNNNNNNNNNNNNNNNNNNNNNNNNNNNNNNNNNNNNNNNNNNNNNNNNNNNNNNNNNNNNNNNNNNNNNNNNNNNNNNNNNNNNNNNNNNNNNNNNNNNNNNNNNNNNNNNNNNNNNNNNNNNNNNNNNNNNNNNNNNNNNNNNNNNNNNNNNNNNNNNNNNNNNNNNNNNNNNNNNNNNNNNNNNNNNNNNNNNNNNNNNNNNNNNNNNNNNNNNNNNNNNNNNNNNNNNNNNNNNNNNNNNNNNNNNNNNNNNNNNNNNNNNNNNNNNNNNNNNNNNNNNNNNNNNNNNNNNNNNNNNNNNNNNNNNNNNNNNNNNNNNNNNNNNNNNNNNNNNNNNNNNNNNNNNNNNNNNNNNNNNNNNNNNNNNNNNNNNNNNNNNNNNNNNNNNNNNNNNNNNNNNNNNNNNNNNNNNNNNNNNNNNNNNNNNNNNNNNNNNNNNNNNNNNNNNNNNNNNNNNNNNNNNNNNNNNNNNNNNNNNNNNNNNNNNNNNNNNNNNNNNNNNNNNNNNNNNNNNNNNNNNNNNNNNNNNNNNNNNNNNNNNNNNNNNNNNNNNNNNNNNNNNNNNNNNNNNNNNNNNNNNNNNNNNNNNNNNNNNNNNNNNNNNNNNNNNNNNNNNNNNNNNNNNNNNNNNNNNNNNNNNNNNNNNNNNNNNNNNNNNNNNNNNNNNNNNNNNNNNNNNNNNNNNNNNNNNNNNNNNNNNNNNNNNNNNNNNNNNNNNNNNNNNNNNNNNNNNNNNNNNNNNNNNNNNNNNNNNNNNNNNNNNNNNNNNNNNNNNNNNNNNNNNNNNNNNNNNNNNNNNNNNNNNNNNNNNNNNNNNNNNNNNNNNNNNNNNNNNNNNNNNNNNNNNNNNNNNNNNNNNNNNNNNNNNNNNNNNNNNNNNNNNNNNNNNNNNNNNNNNNNNNNNNNNNNNNNNNNNNNNNNNNNNNNNNNNNNNNNNNNNNNNNNNNNNNNNNNNNNNNNNNNNNNNNNNNNNNNNNNNNNNNNNNNNNNNNNNNNNNNNNNNNNNNNNNNNNNNNNNNNNNNNNNNNNNNNNNNNNNNNNNNNNNNNNNNNNNNNNNNNNNNNNNNNNNNNNNNNNNNNNNNNNNNNNNNNNNNNNNNNNNNNNNNNNNNNNNNNNNNNNNNNNNNNNNNNNNNNNNNNNNNNNNNNNNNNNNNNNNNNNNNNNNNNNNNNNNNNNNNNNNNNNNNNNNNNNNNNNNNNNNNNNNNNNNNNNNNNNNNNNNNNNNNNNNNNNNNNNNNNNNNNNNNNNNNNNNNNNNNNNNNNNNNNNNNNNNNNNNNNNNNNNNNNNNNNNNNNNNNNNNNNNNNNNNNNNNNNNNNNNNNNNNNNNNNNNNNNNNNNNNNNNNNNNNNNNNNNNNNNNNNNNNNNNNNNNNNNNNNNNNNNNNNNNNNNNNNNNNNNNNNNNNNNNNNNNNNNNNNNNNNNNNNNNNNNNNNNNNNNNNNNNNNNNNNNNNNNNNNNNNNNNNNNNNNNNNNNNNNNNNNNNNNNNNNNNNNNNNNNNNNNNNNNNNNNNNNNNNNNNNNNNNNNNNNNNNNNNNNNNNNNNNNNNNNNNNNNNNNNNNNNNNNNNNNNNNNNNNNNNNNNNNNNNNNNNNNNNNNNNNNNNNNNNNNNNNNNNNNNNNNNNNNNNNNNNNNNNNNNNNNNNNNNNNNNNNNNNNNNNNNNNNNNNNNNNNNNNNNNNNNNNNNNNNNNNNNNNNNNNNNNNNNNNNNNNNNNNNNNNNNNNNNNNNNNNNNNNNNNNNNNNNNNNNNNNNNNNNNNNNNNNNNNNNNNNNNNNNNNNNNNNNNNNNNNNNNNNNNNNNNNNNNNNNNNNNNNNNNNNNNNNNNNNNNNNNNNNNNNNNNNNNNNNNNNNNNNNNNNNNNNNNNNNNNNNNNNNNNNNNNNNNNNNNNNNNNNNNNNNNNNNNNNNNNNNNNNNNNNNNNNNNNNNNNNNNNNNNNNNNNNNNNNNNNNNNNNNNNNNNNNNNNNNNNNNNNNNNNNNNNNNNNNNNNNNNNNNNNNNNNNNNNNNNNNNNNNNNNNNNNNNNNNNNNNNNNNNNNNNNNNNNNNNNNNNNNNNNNNNNNNNNNNNNNNNNNNNNNNNNNNNNNNNNNNNNNNNNNNNNNNNNNNNNNNNNNNNNNNNNNNNNNNNNNNNNNNNNNNNNNNNNNNNNNNNNNNNNNNNNNNNNNNNNNNNNNNNNNNNNNNNNNNNNNNNNNNNNNNNNNNNNNNNNNNNNNNNNNNNNNNNNNNNNNNNNNNNNNNNNNNNNNNNNNNNNNNNNNNNNNNNNNNNNNNNNNNNNNNNNNNNNNNNNNNNNNNNNNNNNNNNNNNNNNNNNNNNNNNNNNNNNNNNNNNNNNNNNNNNNNNNNNNNNNNNNNNNNNNNNNNNNNNNNNNNNNNNNNNNNNNNNNNNNNNNNNNNNNNNNNNNNNNNNNNNNNNNNNNNNNNNNNNNNNNNNNNNNNNNNNNNNNNNNNNNNNNNNNNNNNNNNNNNNNNNNNNNNNNNNNNNNNNNNNNNNNNNNNNNNNNNNNNNNNNNNNNNNNNNNNNNNNNNNNNNNNNNNNNNNNNNNNNNNNNNNNNNNNNNNNNNNNNNNNNNNNNNNNNNNNNNNNNNNNNNNNNNNNNNNNNNNNNNNNNNNNNNNNNNNNNNNNNNNNNNNNNNNNNNNNNNNNNNNNNNNNNNNNNNNNNNNNNNNNNNNNNNNNNNNNNNNNNNNNNNNNNNNNNNNNNNNNNNNNNNNNNNNNNNNNNNNNNNNNNNNNACAGGTTACACACCTCATTTATTGTGCAGCGCTGGTTGCATCAGCAGTTAGCATTAGAAGTAAGTCACCTGCACGGCGCTGCGTCCATCATGACATCATTCAGGTGGGTGGGGTCAAACCAGGTGAAGCAGCTTCAGCTGGACTGACAACAGACAGAAACGTTTTGAGACACTAAcagctcatcatcatcatcatcatcatcatcattatgaaaaaaatggcCGTCAATAATTGACTTATCGTCATCATTAGCAACATTAACACTGGTGCTCACCTGTGGACAGTAGCCCCGCCCCCTGACCAGGTGCCTCCTGTSCTGCAGGTGCCCAACCAGGTGTTCCTGGCCGTCAGCCCGGAGGAGAAGGACTCCTGGATCAACGTCCTGAACACAGCCATCACCAGAGCCAAGAACCGGATCCTGGATGAGgtaccagcagaaccagaacagaaccgcCTTCCATTTGGCCCGGTTTGACCTGAGCCTCGGGTTCTGCTCCTCTAGGTGACGGTGGACGACTCCCAGCTGTCTCACCTGACCAGAGACCGAGTGAAGATCCCTCATAACCGCCGGCTGCCCACCAGAGGCCACCTGCTGGCTGTGGTCAGTATGACGCCTTCCTTTAGGTCCCACTTCCGTCCAGAACCCAGAACATCCGGCCCGAACCAGCACCAACGCAGCACTAAagtcctgctggttctggatcagaCCGATTCTGTGGGCGGccatttttaaaaccacagagtCAAAATGAACAGCAACTAAATATTTCCTTAGAAAACTAACATcttgttagcatgctaactgaTGAGCTAACTGTTTagttagaaaaacaatatttagcgagcaaagctaaatattttattaaattaataaattagctAGCAGGTTATTaccggttgctaggtaaccgttGAGTTTGAACCGGGTGAAGAACCGCAGCTCCGCGTCAGGATGGCGCCCCCTAGGGCCCGGATGGAGCTCCTGTCTCAGGGYCCGGATGTCTGGGCTCATCGGTTCCTCAGAACCRGCTGTGACCCGTTTCCTGTGTGTCCGCCAGGCGTCCACCTCCTCCTCGGACGGGATGCTGACCCTTGACCTCATCCAGGAGGAGGACTCCGCGTCTCATAAAGGCGTCGCCTCAGAACCRCCGGCCCGGCCCGGTCCGGACTGTCCCAGGTCCCAGACGGACGGGTCGCTGGCGGACCGGACCGCTGAGTCGTCCTCCAAGTCCCAGAGTCTTCCCTGCGAGACGGCCGTGTGGGAGAAGACGGGTTCGGCCCAGACCCCCCAGCCGGACCGGCGGCTCGGCGCCGCGGAGAAGAACCGCTGCGCCTCCATGGACGAGATTCTGAACCCGGACGCCAAGAACCAAACCCCGACCGGAACTGGCAGAACCGCGGCACCGCTCGGCCGGCTACAGGAGCTCATTGACCAGAAGCTGGAGCGGACGGAGCGGCTACTGCTGGAGGTCCGGGCCGACGCCGAGCCGGGTGGCGCCAAGGGCGGGAAGCCGGCGCCGGACGGCCCGCGGGCCGAGGCGGAGCGGCTCCTGAAGGAGGCGGCCGCTGCCTGGACCCAGTCCCGGCAGGTTCTGGACGAGGTCCAGGAGCTGAAGGCGCTGTACCGCCAGCTGGAGCCCGGCTGCCCCAACAGCACCAAACCCAACCGTAAGAGCCTGATGTGAACCGGGCCAGACCAGAACCACAGCCCGGTTCTGGACTCTGCTGGGTCCTAAAGACTTCCCGGGTGTTCCGAAGAGCAGAACCTCAGATTCCGTTTCCCTCATCAAGCCTGTCAGAAGTTCCTGTTCTGTTGGACCTGGCCGGGTCCCTGAAGCTCCGCCCACAAACACCTGAACATCAGGTGTCTTCTCAGGTTTCTGTGGCTTCAGGAAGAACTTTGACCCGAGGTTCTGGTTGGACAGACTCCTGGGTTTGGACCCACCTAANNNNNNNNNNNNNNNNNNNNNNNNNNNNNNNNNNNNNNNNNNNNNNNNNNNNNNNNNNNNNNNNNNNNNNNNNNNNNNNNNNNNNNNNNNNNNNNNNNNNNNNNNNNNNNNNNNNNNNNNNNNNNNNNNNNNNNNNNNNNNNNNNNNNNNNNNNNNNNNNNNNNNNNNNNNNNNNNNNNNNNNNNNNNNNNNNNNNNNNNNNNNNNNNNNNNNNNNNNNNNNNNNNNNNNNNNNNNNNNNNNNNNNNNNNNNNNNNNNNNNNNNNNNNNNNNNNNNNNNNNNNNNNNNNNNNNNNNNNNNNNNNNNNNNNNNNNNNNNNNNNNNNNNNNNNNNNNNNNNNNNNNNNNNNNNNNNNNNNNNNNNNNNNNNNNNNNNNNNNNNNNNNNNNNNNNNNNNNNNNNNNNNNNNNNNNNNNNNNNNNNNNNNNNNNNNNNNNNNNNNNNNNNNNNNNNNNNNNNNNNNNNNNNNNNNNNNNNNNNNNNNNNNNNNNNNNNNNNNNNNNNNNNNNNNNNNNNNNNNNNNNNNNNNNNNNNNNNNNNNNNNNNNNNNNNNNNNNNNNNNNNNNNNNNNNNNNNNNNNNNNNNNNNNNNNNNNNNNNNNNNNNNNNNNNNNNNNNNNNNNNNNNNNNNNNNNNNNNNNNNNNNNNNNNNNNNNNNNNNNNNNNNNNNNNNNNNNNNNNNNNNNNNNNNNNNNNNNNNNNNNNNNNNNNNNNNNNNNNNNNNNNNNNNNNNNNNNNNNNNNNNNNNNNNNNNNNNNNNNNNNNNNNNNNNNNNNNNNNNNNNNNNNNNNNNNNNNNNNNNNNNNNNNNNNNNNNNNNNNNNNNNNNNNNNNNNNNNNNNNNNNNNNNNNNNNNNNNNNNNNNNNNNNNNNNNNNNNNNNNNNNNNNNNNNNNNNNNNNNNNNNNNNNNNNNNNNNNNNNNNNNNNNNNNNNNNNNNNNNNNNNNNNNNNNNNNNNNNNNNNNNNNNNNNNNNNNNNNNNNNNNNNNNNNNNNNNNNNNNNNNNNNNNNNNNNNNNNNNNNNNNNNNNNNNNNNNNNNNNNNNNNNNNNNNNNNNNNNNNNNNNNNNNNNNNNNNNNNNNNNNNNNNNNNNNNNNNNNNNNNNNNNNNNNNNNNNNNNNNNNNNNNNNNNNNNNNNNNNNNNNNNNNNNNNNNNNNNNNNNNNNNNNNNNNNNNNNNNNNNNNNNNNNNNNNNNNNNNNNNNNNNNNNNNNNNNNNNNNNNNNNNNNNNNNNNNNNNNNNNNNNNNNNNNNNNNNNNNNNNNNNNNNNNNNNNNNNNNNNNNNNNNNNNNNNNNNNNNNNNNNNNNNNNNNNNNNNNNNNNNNNNNNNNNNNNNNNNNNNNNNNNNNNNNNNNNNNNNNNNNNNNNNNNNNNNNNNNNNNNNNNNNNNNNNNNNNNNNNNNNNNNNNNNNNNNNNNNNNNNNNNNNNNNNNNNNNNNNNNNNNNNNNNNNNNNNNNNNNNNNNNNNNNNNNNNNNNNNNNNNNNNNNNNNNNNNNNNNNNNNNNNNNNNNNNNNNNNNNNNNNNNNNNNNNNNNNNNNNNNNNNNNNNNNNNNNNNNNNNNNNNNNNNNNNNNNNNNNNNNNNNNNNNNNNNNNNNNNNNNNNNNNNNNNNNNNNNNNNNNNNNNNNNNNNNNNNNNNNNNNNNNNNNNNNNNNNNNNNNNNNNNNNNNNNNNNNNNNNNNNNNNNNNNNNNNNNNNNNNNNNNNNNNNNNNNNNNNNNNNNNNNNNNNNNNNNNNNNNNNNNNNNNNNNNNNNNNNNNNNNNNNNNNNNNNNNNNNNNNNNNNNNNNNNNNNNNNNNNNNNNNNNNNNNNNNNNNNNNNNNNNNNNNNNNNNNNNNNNNNNNNNNNNNNNNNNNNNNNNNNNNNNNNNNNNNNNNNNNNNNNNNNNNNNNNNNNNNNNNNNNNNNNNNNNNNNNNNNNNNNNNNNNNNNNNNNNNNNNNNNNNNNNNNNNNNNNNNNNNNNNNNNNNNNNNNNNNNNNNNNNNNNNNNNNNNNNNNNNNNNNNNNNNNNNNNNNNNNNNNNNNNNNNNNNNNNNNNNNNNNNNNNNNNNNNNNNNNNNNNNNNNNNNNNNNNNNNNNNNNNNNNNNNNNNNNNNNNNNNNNNNNNNNNNNNNNNNNNNNNNNNNNNNNNNNNNNNNNNNNNNNNNNNNNNNNNNNNNNNNNNNNNNNNNNNNNNNNNNNNNNNNNNNNNNNNNNNNNNNNNNNNNNNNNNNNNNNNNNNNNNNNNNNNNNNNNNNNNNNNNNNNNNNNNNNNNNNNNNNNNNNNNNNNNNNNNNNNNNNNNNNNNNNNNNNNNNNNNNNNNNNNNNNNNNNNNNNNNNNNNNNNNNNNNNNNNNNNNNNNNNNNNNNNNNNNNNNNNNNNNNNNNNNNNNNNNNNNNNNNNNNNNNNNNNNNNNNNNNNNNNNNNNNNNNNNNNNNNNNNNNNNNNNNNNNNNNNNNNNNNNNNNNNNNNNNNNNNNNNNNNNNNNNNNNNNNNNNNNNNNNNNNNNNNNNNNNNNNNNNNNNNNNNNNNNNNNNNNNNNNNNNNNNNNNNNNNNNNNNNNNNNNNNNNNNNNNNNNNNNNNNNNNNNNNNNNNNNNNNNNNNNNNNNNNNNNNNNNNNNNNNNNNNNNNNNNNNNNNNNNNNNNNNNNNNNNNNNNNNNNNNNNNNNNNNNNNNNNNNNNNNNNNNNNNNNNNNNNNNNNNNNNNNNNNNNNNNNNNNNNNNNNNNNNNNNNNNNNNNNNNNNNNNNNNNNNNNNNNNNNNNNNNNNNNNNNNNNNNNNNNNNNNNNNNNNNNNNNNNNNNNNNNNNNNNNNNNNNNNNNNNNNNNNNNNNNNNNNNNNNNNNNNNNNNNNNNNNNNNNNNNNNNNNNNNNNNNNNNNNNNNNNNNNNNNNNNNNNNNNNNNNNNNNNNNNNNNNNNNNNNNNNNNNNNNNNNNNNNNNNNNNNNNNNNNNNNNNNNNNNNNNNNNNNNNNNNNNNNNNNNNNNNNNNNNNNNNNNNNNNNNNNNNNNNNNNNNNNNNNNNNNNNNNNNNNNNNNNNNNNNNNNNNNNNNNNNNNNNNNNNNNNNNNNNNNNNNNNNNNNNNNNNNNNNNNNNNNNNNNNNNNNNNNNNNNNNNNNNNNNNNNNNNNNNNNNNNNNNNNNNNNNNNNNNNNNNNNNNNNNNNNNNNNNNNNNNNNNNNNNNNNNNNNNNNNNNNNNNNNNNNNNNNNNNNNNNNNNNNNNNNNNNNNNNNNNNNGGCTCCCTGGATTAGCTTGATCATACTACGAAATatataaaagtcaaaaataaccaataagcaaagctaaatatttcttAACTAGTTTGAAGTTATTTAGAtggaaagtaaatatttagcttcaaattaaacatttagttgggaagctaaaagtttaatttcaagctaaatatttagctgacaaaccaaatattttgcttgctgattaaatatttaggaCTTTAATGGGACATTGTTTCAGGATAAAGTGAagtagttctggttctgctgtgttGGATCAAGATTCTGTTTAATGGAGGCAGCAGAAGTTCATCAGAACCGTTTAATTACCCAGAACACGACTGGCTTGGACCGGTGTAAACCAGTAGAAACTGGGTTTGAACCAGTCTAAACCAGTTTAAGTCACACTGGGTCTGAACTGGTTCAGACTTTTAGTTCCAACCtaaacaaagttaaaatttgATCCAATTCTGGcgtctgcagtgtgaacgcagcctgaGCTGCACCAGTTCAGAACTGGGTCACTTGAACTGGTTTAAACTGGTCCTGAGTTTCTCAGCTCCAGTCTGGACCCGGTGGTATTCAAACYGAATGCAAACTCCTTAATGTCCGTTTCCATGACAACGGCAACGTGAGATCACAGGAGGCAACAGGTGCGGCTGATTTGTTTGGTCAAACCGGACAGACGCTGCGCTCTCACCAACAGCCcggatgacctttgacctccccGCAGCGTCTCAGCCAACCCACAGCACAACTCTGCCACCACCGTACCGAGCTGTAATGTTCTGGATGCTCCAGATGGAACCCGACCAGAACCTTGTTCAGCGTCATGGTAACGGTGCGGCAGGccgctcttaaagggccggtgtCTGAAAACTCCCTCTGTGCTTCTGTGTTCCTTAGTCTCTTTCTTCCTTATAAGGAGAACAGGAAGCTTCGTctcctcagtgtgtgtgtgtgtgtgtgtgtgtgtgtgtgtgtgcggtcCAACACGGAGCCGATGTGAAACCAGGAAGTCATGTGACCAGCAGGTCATGTGACCGACCcaatttagaaataaactgCCATTATTTCCTAATGATAAGCTGAAGTACCAGAACCGCCTGAAAGccaggttgccatggcaacgctATGGCATAGTGGCACAGAGCCGCCCTCTGCAGGTGAAACCGTGGAACTGCAGCAGTTTAATGATCAACTGGAAGGAGAACaagtttaactttaaattatgAACGTTTAGACCAGCAACATCAAACTGGGTCCAgtttctgggtcagaaccaaTAGAAGTGGATTTTAATGACTGAACGGCTAACGGCGCTAGCTGTCCTCAGGGTTTACCACAACACTACTGGAAAGTTGAGTAGAAGGAGGAAAGGTGAACTCCTGTGGTTAAAGACACCAGCCGTACCTGCTCTagtcgccatggcaacaggtcagaaccgggttctggttctgatggatgAGAAGCTTCATGCTGGTCTGGTTTCAGtggttttattcaaaaactCTCTGCGGTTACAGCGCCACCATCAGGTCAagacaggaataaaaaaataaaattgggtCACAGAAGTCGAGACGACACCAGAACCTACAGGACCGCCACGTCTATGTACACGGGGAGGGGCGGGGCTGGGGGCGGGGCCAACAGGAACAGTCCAATAGAGTCCCAGAGAGGCGTCCAATCAGAGCGCAGCGCTGCAGGAGGCGCTGAGCATCATGGGTAATGGAGTCTCCCACTGGAAGGTCAGGCTGACAGAACCGGGCCACTGGAGCAGAaccggtcctggttctggtccagatcagaaccaggactgggtcagaacctgtgatggttctggttctgttcatgaTTAAAACTGGAggatcttcatcatcatcatcattatcatccAGACAGCTTCCCGTctggttaccatggtaacaGGGCTTCCTGCTCGTCTGCGTCTCCGAGGCCACGCCCAgcagggggaggggggagggggggtcaGCAGGTAAGGGTCGGGGCCAGGTGTGTCCTCTACtcgtcatcgtcatcatcaCCTTCATCGTCTGCgtccctcttcctcttctcaCCCTGAGCCGGAGCATCATCATCCTCTGAGGAAGAAACCACAGCGCTCAGACGGAGAggctgagcagaaccagaaccagaaccggaaccggaaccagaacagACATCTTTACTTCAGACCCAcctccatcttcctcctcctcctcatcatcttcctcttcctccacatAGTCTCCATCATCTTCCTCGTCCTGAAAGACAAGCAGTGTtggctgcagcgccccctgctggtggctGTGAGGTCACAGACTCACCTGGATTCCCTCCTTCATCAGGTAGGACAGCCCCACCTCAGAaccttcctcctcatcctcatcctcatcctcgtCTCCAGGCGGCCCGGCTTCATCATCCTCATCTGGGTCAGAGCAGCGCGGCGTCACACACGGAACCAGAAGCACCRGACTGACCGGACCGGAACCAAAACTCACCGTTGGACTCGGGCACCTCGTTGTCGTCCGGGTCGAAGCCGTCCAGGTAGACGACCTGCGGCAGCAGGCGGAACACGGCGTCGCGGTAACCATCGGCCGCCGTCACGCCGCAGCTGTACAGGTCCAAACTCTTCAGGTTCttcaggttctgctgcagggaGGCAGGCCGGGTCAGCTGGGTCCAACAGAACCGCACACACTCACAGCGGCACACATGACCCCCAAACAGAACCCGGCCAGAACTTTACTGTA
Coding sequences within:
- the LOC103477476 gene encoding acidic leucine-rich nuclear phosphoprotein 32 family member E-like isoform X1, whose product is MEMKKRISLELRNRSPAEVRELVVDSCRSADGEVEGVTEEFSALEVLSMVNVGLGSLAKLPALPKLRKLEVSDNSISGGLDALAEKCPNLSYLNLSGNHIKELSSLQPLQNLKNLKSLDLYSCGVTAADGYRDAVFRLLPQVVYLDGFDPDDNEVPESNDEDDEAGPPGDEDEDEDEEEGSEVGLSYLMKEGIQDEEDDGDYVEEEEDDEEEEEDGEDDDAPAQGEKRKRDADDEGDDDDDE
- the plekho1b gene encoding pleckstrin homology domain-containing family O member 1b, translating into MKKNSSGKRGPAEPGQQNPAPDKTGWIRKFCGKGIFREIWKNRFVVLKGDQLFICEKEVSQGAGLIAERAGLMSREAGLRAERAGSKSPARRCVPPVLQVPNQVFLAVSPEEKDSWINVLNTAITRAKNRILDEVTVDDSQLSHLTRDRVKIPHNRRLPTRGHLLAVASTSSSDGMLTLDLIQEEDSASHKGVASEPPARPGPDCPRSQTDGSLADRTAESSSKSQSLPCETAVWEKTGSAQTPQPDRRLGAAEKNRCASMDEILNPDAKNQTPTGTGRTAAPLGRLQELIDQKLERTERLLLEVRADAEPGGAKGGKPAPDGPRAEAERLLKEAAAAWTQSRQVLDEVQELKALYRQLEPGCPNSTKPNRKSLM
- the LOC103477476 gene encoding acidic leucine-rich nuclear phosphoprotein 32 family member E-like isoform X3, which gives rise to MVNVGLGSLAKLPALPKLRKLEVSDNSISGGLDALAEKCPNLSYLNLSGNHIKELSSLQPLQNLKNLKSLDLYSCGVTAADGYRDAVFRLLPQVVYLDGFDPDDNEVPESNDEDDEAGPPGDEDEDEDEEEGSEVGLSYLMKEGIQDEEDDGDYVEEEEDDEEEEEDGEDDDAPAQGEKRKRDADDEGDDDDDE
- the LOC103477476 gene encoding acidic leucine-rich nuclear phosphoprotein 32 family member E-like isoform X2, producing the protein MEMKKRISLELRNRSPAEVRELVVDSCRSADGEVEGVTEEFSALEVLSMVNVGLGSLAKLPALPKLRKLEVSDNSISGGLDALAEKCPNLSYLNLSGNHIKELSSLQPLNLKNLKSLDLYSCGVTAADGYRDAVFRLLPQVVYLDGFDPDDNEVPESNDEDDEAGPPGDEDEDEDEEEGSEVGLSYLMKEGIQDEEDDGDYVEEEEDDEEEEEDGEDDDAPAQGEKRKRDADDEGDDDDDE